The following coding sequences lie in one Apteryx mantelli isolate bAptMan1 chromosome 6, bAptMan1.hap1, whole genome shotgun sequence genomic window:
- the CTLA4 gene encoding cytotoxic T-lymphocyte protein 4, with protein sequence MLSVLVTVGFLCTATAIAEVMEVTQPAMVLANRQGVASLVCKYKHIGNAKEIRVTLLKQTGDQFTEICASTYTTEFEMFSVEEVIQCHVSPSRNNVTLTLTGLQANDTGLYICKMERMYPPPYFMNTGNGTQLYVIDPEPCPDTAIYLWVLGATASGFFLYSIIISAIVVGKAIQRRRRLTTGVYVKMPSEKTEKKVIPFHITVN encoded by the exons ATGCTCTCAGTATTGGTCACCGTGGGCTTTCTCTGCACAGCCACTGCCATTGCCGAAG TAATGGAAGTGACTCAGCCAGCGATGGTGCTGGCCAACAGACAAGGAGTTGCCAGCTTGGTCTGCAAATACAAGCACATTGGGAATGCAAAGGAAATTCGAGTGACTCTGCTTAAACAGACAGGTGACCAGTTCACTGAGATTTGTGCTTCAACCTACACCACGGAGTTTGAAATGTTCAGCGTGGAGGAGGTCATTCAGTGCCATGTCAGCCCTAGCCGAAACAACGTGACCCTCACTCTCACAGGCCTGCAAGCTAATGATACCGGTCTTTACATCTGCAAGATGGAGCGGATGTACCCTCCACCTTATTTTATGAACACGGGAAATGGGACACAGCTCTACGTCATTG ATCCAGAACCTTGTCCAGACACTGCCATATATCTCTGGGTATTAGGAGCAACTGCCTCAGGATTCTTTCTTTACAGTATCATCATCTCAGCCATTGTCGTGGGCAAAGCG ATACAGAGAAGACGAAGGCTCACTACTGGGGTTTATGTGAAAATGCCTtctgaaaagacagagaaaaaagtgATTCCATTCCACATCACCGTTAACTga